GAGGGCCCGCATCCCCGCGATCTCATAGAGGGAACGGGACGCACAGGGAAAGATCAGATCACATGACGCAGCGAAGGTTTCTGCCTCCTCTCGGTTTGTGCCGGTGGTGTGCACCGCCACAATGAATGCATCCGGGTATGCCCTGCGCAGGGAGGCAGCCTCATCAGCTGATGCAGTCGTCACTGCAGGCGCACGAAAGCCCATTTCCAAAGCCAGATTTACACCGGATTCCGGACTCATTTCTGCATTTTCAGGAGACACCACAGTCCCTCCGTTTACACAAATACGGTCAATTACCGCAGGAATCGGTGTCGTTGATACCAGACCGGACATTTTCCCCCCAATACCCTGAATGAGCCGGGGCGATGTCGCAATAACCGTCCCGGCACCGTCACAGGCGATCACTGCCGCATCGATGATTCCTGACCTGATGGCGGATGAGAGCAGTTCAGATGCCCCGAAGAGCACATAATCATCATCAGACACGACAACACGATCCGGTGTGCACATGCCGAATTCAGCAATACGCCCCTCAATATTGCGCCGGATCTCCTCTTCAGTGAAATGTTTAACCGGTTTTGCGAACCGTGCCGCAAGCGGGCACGACTGAATCCGGGCCGGGCCAACGGATACCACCTGACCGTCCCTGACAATGACGCGGGCACGTCCTGCGGCCTCGATAATATGTTCATCTTTCAGAGTCATCACACTAATGCGTATTGCGCCCCCGTATAATAATGAAGACCAATGGA
Above is a window of Methanogenium organophilum DNA encoding:
- a CDS encoding methanogenesis marker 8 protein, translated to MTLKDEHIIEAAGRARVIVRDGQVVSVGPARIQSCPLAARFAKPVKHFTEEEIRRNIEGRIAEFGMCTPDRVVVSDDDYVLFGASELLSSAIRSGIIDAAVIACDGAGTVIATSPRLIQGIGGKMSGLVSTTPIPAVIDRICVNGGTVVSPENAEMSPESGVNLALEMGFRAPAVTTASADEAASLRRAYPDAFIVAVHTTGTNREEAETFAASCDLIFPCASRSLYEIAGMRALVQGGKSVPVFAMTAKGKEVMLAKIASSQTPVVIAGYTLPHLEGTTPSPLL